One Gloeobacter morelensis MG652769 DNA window includes the following coding sequences:
- a CDS encoding PQQ-dependent sugar dehydrogenase, with the protein MGSPAVVLPQTAGTTLSFSAPVSTTILDKDGQGTGFTSVQPNAAGNQYDADRIDLDTALGSLKMTATQGSNATANNLVNGLQVAADTTVPFTVTARLKGPLTNLASAYQQGGIFLGTNQDNYVKFVIVNAGSGSGSLGLQFYQEQNAVRQSVGGGQLPQISGLNWASINTLDLFLKGDPATGKITVSYRINSDTATPIQLSQVFQPTAPASFFAGSSTMRAGILAFTSSAPDVTVNFESFAVQYPQTVYDLALSTAPDRSGAVLLSAQEVTGNIYVFLNAKSGNGISKVSFYIDDPERAGTPARVESIFPYDLAGTNATNGQAKPFDTRTLADGEHTFTTAVALTNGTQTVKSGKLRVANGGSCPPISTLPCSQVLVNLPYQLNFSESKGKLLDKNGVGTGFSIVDPTGKGTGYLPAKLLVDQQAGVFKITTTAGLAFEASNSQDNALAVGIDAPSQISIIGTTLVNPPAGTGNFEQAGLWFGNDQDNYLKLVVISTPGGTQIRYDMEVGGKLTASLSTPGSLDLSGARVGLELRADPVAKTISASYSLNGTTPVAIGAFTPPNDFFSFDAATIDPTIGTKSFGGVFASHRNGPAALTYSFDDFAVISGSAPPPPSGFEFTRTSFLSPGGPTGMVWGPDGRLYVAELFGTIRAFTLGPDKLPVSEQLITALVDRQGDRLLLGIAVDPASTAGNVILWVTHSSPSTNQGIINSAKVTRLSGTNFATVEDKITGLPRALNNHSTNSLHFGPDGKLYISVGGNTAAGAPNDAGTEFGDREEQPLSAAILVADVKSGSFDGSCENTSDPYGPPPCSVVTHATGLRNSYDFVFHSNGNLYATDNGLGVTGTYPPSPTPPCLGFGDPAPVSEGGDNPGLQPDLLHWVKKGKYYGHPNPRRNECVFKDGSYQRVPPLPNWEPPFFQLGTNKSANGIIEYTAGAFCGALKNNLLTVNYSNGDDLTRIVLANDGKSVISSQSLIGGFDEPLPIAQSPDGTIFVGELSGGKVTALTPKSATCNAP; encoded by the coding sequence TTGGGTAGTCCTGCTGTTGTTTTGCCGCAGACGGCGGGCACGACCCTTAGTTTCTCGGCACCGGTCTCCACCACCATCCTCGACAAAGATGGGCAGGGCACCGGATTTACGTCCGTGCAGCCGAACGCGGCCGGCAATCAGTACGACGCCGACCGCATCGACCTTGACACGGCCTTGGGCAGTCTGAAGATGACGGCCACCCAGGGAAGCAACGCCACCGCCAACAATCTGGTCAACGGCTTGCAGGTGGCGGCCGATACCACGGTTCCGTTTACTGTCACAGCCCGCCTCAAAGGTCCTCTGACCAATCTGGCCAGCGCCTATCAACAGGGGGGGATCTTCCTGGGCACCAATCAGGACAACTACGTCAAGTTCGTGATCGTCAACGCCGGCAGCGGCAGCGGCAGCCTCGGTTTGCAGTTCTATCAGGAACAGAACGCCGTGCGTCAGAGCGTCGGCGGCGGTCAGCTTCCCCAGATAAGCGGCCTCAACTGGGCAAGTATCAACACGCTGGATCTGTTCTTAAAAGGCGATCCGGCCACCGGCAAGATCACCGTCAGCTACCGGATCAACTCCGATACCGCCACCCCGATTCAGCTGTCCCAGGTCTTCCAGCCCACCGCTCCCGCCTCGTTTTTTGCGGGCTCCTCGACGATGCGAGCAGGTATCCTCGCCTTTACCAGCTCGGCGCCGGATGTGACGGTCAATTTCGAGAGCTTTGCCGTTCAGTACCCCCAAACGGTCTACGATCTGGCCCTCAGCACAGCCCCCGACCGCAGCGGGGCTGTGCTCCTGAGCGCTCAGGAAGTCACAGGCAATATTTACGTCTTTCTCAACGCCAAATCCGGCAACGGCATCTCCAAGGTGTCTTTTTACATCGACGACCCTGAGCGCGCCGGTACCCCCGCCCGGGTCGAAAGCATCTTTCCATACGATCTTGCCGGCACCAACGCGACGAACGGCCAGGCCAAGCCCTTCGACACACGCACCCTGGCCGACGGCGAGCACACGTTCACCACCGCCGTTGCCCTCACCAACGGCACCCAGACCGTCAAAAGCGGGAAGCTCCGTGTCGCTAACGGCGGCAGTTGTCCACCGATCTCGACGCTGCCGTGCTCGCAAGTGCTGGTCAATCTGCCCTACCAGCTCAACTTCAGCGAAAGCAAGGGCAAGCTCCTCGATAAAAACGGCGTCGGTACCGGCTTCAGCATCGTCGACCCCACCGGCAAAGGTACCGGCTACTTGCCTGCCAAGCTGCTGGTCGATCAGCAGGCGGGGGTTTTCAAAATTACGACCACCGCCGGCCTCGCCTTCGAAGCAAGTAACTCCCAGGACAATGCCCTGGCGGTGGGCATCGACGCCCCCAGCCAGATTTCGATTATCGGCACCACGCTGGTCAATCCGCCGGCGGGTACCGGAAACTTCGAGCAGGCCGGCCTGTGGTTCGGCAATGATCAGGACAATTATTTAAAGCTGGTAGTGATCTCCACCCCAGGGGGCACCCAGATTCGCTATGACATGGAAGTCGGCGGCAAGCTGACGGCCAGTTTGTCCACCCCCGGCTCGCTGGACTTGAGCGGCGCCAGAGTTGGGCTCGAACTGCGCGCCGATCCGGTCGCCAAGACCATTTCCGCAAGCTACAGCCTCAACGGCACCACCCCGGTCGCCATCGGCGCTTTTACTCCCCCCAACGACTTTTTCAGCTTCGACGCGGCCACCATCGACCCGACCATCGGCACCAAGAGTTTCGGCGGCGTTTTTGCAAGCCACCGCAACGGTCCTGCCGCCCTCACCTACAGCTTCGACGACTTTGCGGTCATCTCCGGTTCAGCACCGCCGCCGCCCAGTGGTTTTGAATTCACGCGCACCTCCTTCCTGTCGCCGGGCGGTCCCACCGGGATGGTCTGGGGTCCGGACGGCAGGCTGTACGTGGCGGAACTGTTCGGCACCATCCGTGCTTTTACCCTGGGTCCAGATAAACTGCCCGTCAGCGAACAGCTCATCACTGCGTTGGTCGACCGGCAAGGCGACCGGCTGCTGTTGGGGATCGCCGTCGATCCGGCTTCGACAGCGGGCAACGTCATTCTCTGGGTGACCCATTCGAGTCCATCCACCAACCAGGGCATCATCAATTCCGCCAAGGTCACTCGTCTTTCAGGCACCAACTTCGCCACCGTCGAAGACAAGATTACCGGGCTGCCGCGGGCGCTCAACAACCACTCCACCAACTCGCTGCACTTCGGCCCGGACGGCAAGCTCTATATTTCCGTGGGCGGCAACACCGCCGCCGGAGCCCCCAACGACGCCGGCACCGAGTTTGGCGATCGCGAGGAGCAGCCGCTCTCGGCGGCGATTCTGGTGGCGGACGTCAAAAGCGGCAGCTTCGATGGCTCCTGCGAGAACACCAGCGACCCTTACGGCCCCCCCCCCTGCAGCGTCGTGACGCACGCGACGGGTCTACGCAACTCCTACGATTTTGTCTTCCACAGCAACGGCAACCTCTACGCCACCGACAATGGCCTGGGGGTGACCGGCACCTACCCGCCCTCGCCCACTCCACCCTGTCTGGGCTTCGGCGATCCCGCGCCGGTGAGCGAAGGCGGCGACAACCCTGGACTGCAGCCGGACCTGCTGCACTGGGTGAAAAAGGGCAAATACTATGGCCACCCCAATCCCCGCCGCAACGAGTGCGTCTTCAAAGACGGCAGTTATCAGCGGGTGCCGCCCCTACCTAACTGGGAGCCGCCTTTCTTCCAATTGGGCACCAATAAATCGGCCAACGGTATTATCGAGTACACCGCCGGGGCATTCTGCGGCGCACTCAAGAACAACCTGCTGACGGTCAATTACTCCAACGGCGACGATCTCACCCGCATCGTGCTTGCTAACGACGGCAAATCGGTGATTTCCTCCCAGAGCCTCATCGGGGGCTTCGATGAACCGCTGCCGATTGCCCAAAGCCCGGACGGGACGATCTTCGTGGGTGAACTGAGCGGCGGCAAAGTGACCGCTCTTACCCCCAAGAGCGCGACGTGCAATGCACCATAA